The proteins below come from a single Zhouia spongiae genomic window:
- a CDS encoding FecR family protein has protein sequence MEIKKLIEKFLEDKCSKDELELLGRYLNSGETSEFDQEFYEKWNRQQDQFINDSKAEFLWRGIKASVIESRKSSFQRYSVVFKYAAVLLAFAATGYFILSKLNRTEELDDAITITYQDGETKKIIVGDSTNLFDKEGKILARQTKGRVDFSENQNEDVLEFSTVKVPLGKKLEVVLPDQSLIYLNGGTELRFPNSFKGMDNRTIYLSGEAYFSVFKDRNKPFIVSAGDLKTKVFGTVFNVDAFQSSSKIEVVLVEGSVGLFVEDESSPLMIKPNQLASYVLNQDITVTDVNIEDHVAWVDGVLLFRDESFSEIQRKLERHFGLTIKNYNKTIENRRFSGRFEKESLEEVLQVIQDVAPFTYEYKNQTLTIK, from the coding sequence ATGGAAATAAAAAAGTTAATTGAAAAATTTTTAGAAGATAAATGCAGCAAGGATGAATTAGAGCTTCTTGGGCGTTATCTTAATTCGGGTGAAACCAGCGAGTTTGATCAGGAGTTTTATGAAAAATGGAACCGGCAACAAGATCAGTTTATAAATGATTCTAAGGCTGAGTTCCTTTGGAGAGGTATAAAAGCATCTGTAATTGAAAGCCGCAAATCTTCATTTCAGAGGTATTCTGTTGTATTTAAATATGCAGCTGTTTTACTTGCCTTTGCTGCAACCGGATATTTTATATTGTCGAAATTAAATCGGACGGAAGAATTAGATGATGCCATCACTATAACTTACCAGGATGGTGAAACCAAAAAAATTATCGTTGGCGATAGTACTAATTTATTTGATAAAGAAGGAAAAATTCTGGCACGACAGACAAAAGGGAGAGTAGATTTTTCGGAAAATCAAAATGAAGATGTCCTGGAATTTAGTACAGTAAAAGTTCCTTTAGGAAAAAAGCTGGAGGTGGTTTTACCGGATCAAAGTTTGATATATCTGAACGGCGGAACAGAGTTGAGGTTTCCCAATAGTTTTAAGGGGATGGATAACAGAACGATTTACTTAAGCGGAGAAGCCTATTTCTCTGTTTTCAAAGACCGTAATAAACCCTTTATTGTTTCGGCAGGAGACCTTAAAACCAAAGTTTTCGGAACTGTTTTTAATGTGGATGCTTTTCAAAGTTCGAGTAAGATTGAGGTTGTTTTAGTTGAAGGCAGTGTAGGTTTGTTTGTCGAAGATGAGTCATCTCCTTTGATGATAAAACCAAATCAATTGGCGTCGTATGTATTGAATCAGGATATAACGGTAACTGATGTAAATATTGAAGACCATGTTGCGTGGGTAGACGGGGTTCTTCTTTTTAGAGATGAAAGTTTTAGTGAAATACAAAGAAAACTTGAGAGACACTTTGGACTAACGATTAAAAATTATAATAAGACAATAGAAAACAGACGTTTCTCAGGGCGATTTGAGAAGGAAAGTCTGGAAGAAGTTTTACAGGTAATTCAAGATGTAGCACCTTTTACTTATGAGTATAAAAACCAAACATTAACTATAAAATAA
- a CDS encoding RNA polymerase sigma factor, with translation MSIQNKLIKGDIGAFEKVYNTYFQKVYGIILKYTRDQTFADDLLQDVFIKFWNNRSKIASDLTIEHQLFVLTRSVVFNFLKKSVREKQLMEEYREIHPVVNGARNDEFEQKKIQKLNQLIEALPEKQQKVFTMHKLEGLSYEEIAEHLNISKNTVSSHMTAALNQLKKSNILLLQIIFLLN, from the coding sequence ATGTCGATACAAAATAAACTCATAAAAGGGGATATAGGAGCCTTTGAAAAAGTATATAATACTTATTTTCAAAAGGTGTATGGGATTATTTTGAAATATACCCGCGATCAGACATTTGCGGATGATTTACTACAAGATGTTTTTATTAAATTTTGGAATAACCGGTCTAAAATAGCTTCGGATTTAACAATTGAGCATCAGTTATTTGTTTTGACAAGGAGTGTAGTGTTCAATTTTTTGAAAAAATCAGTCAGGGAAAAACAGCTGATGGAAGAGTACAGGGAGATACATCCGGTTGTAAATGGTGCTCGCAATGACGAATTCGAGCAAAAAAAGATACAGAAGCTGAATCAACTTATAGAGGCGCTACCGGAGAAACAGCAAAAAGTCTTTACAATGCATAAGCTGGAGGGATTGAGTTATGAGGAAATTGCGGAACATCTTAATATTTCTAAAAATACCGTGTCTTCCCATATGACGGCAGCGCTAAATCAACTTAAAAAGAGTAACATTTTATTGTTGCAGATTATATTTCTTCTGAATTAG